One genomic window of Terriglobales bacterium includes the following:
- a CDS encoding ABC transporter ATP-binding protein yields MAAIIQTEQVTKVYHVGKVEVAALRGISFAVERGEFVSIVGPSGSGKSTLFYILGGLTRATSGRVLIEGSDFGALSDAERTRLRKRKIGFVFQKFNLLPTLDARSNIVIAGDIAGNSGDPAYFEKITGLLGIRERLGHRPAELSGGEQQRVALARALINHPALVLADEPTGNLDSRNSQIVLEMLRQSNQELGQTVLMITHNPQAAEIGDRILHMRDGAIVRPEDDPQWVHH; encoded by the coding sequence ATGGCCGCCATCATCCAGACGGAGCAGGTCACCAAGGTCTACCACGTGGGCAAGGTGGAGGTGGCGGCGCTGCGCGGCATCAGCTTCGCGGTCGAGCGCGGCGAGTTCGTCAGCATCGTGGGGCCCTCGGGCTCGGGCAAGTCGACCCTCTTCTACATCCTGGGCGGGCTGACCCGGGCCACGAGCGGGCGGGTGCTCATCGAGGGCTCCGACTTCGGCGCGCTCTCCGACGCCGAGCGCACCCGCCTGCGCAAGCGCAAGATCGGCTTCGTCTTCCAGAAGTTCAACCTGCTGCCCACCCTGGACGCGCGCTCCAACATCGTGATCGCCGGCGACATTGCCGGCAACAGCGGCGATCCCGCCTACTTCGAGAAGATCACCGGGCTGCTGGGCATCCGCGAGCGCCTGGGGCACCGGCCCGCCGAGCTTTCCGGCGGCGAGCAGCAGCGCGTGGCCCTGGCCCGCGCCCTCATCAACCACCCCGCTCTGGTGCTGGCCGATGAGCCCACCGGCAACCTGGACTCGCGCAACTCCCAGATCGTGCTGGAGATGCTCAGGCAGTCCAACCAGGAGTTGGGGCAGACGGTGCTGATGATCACCCACAACCCCCAGGCCGCGGAGATCGGCGACCGCATCCTGCACATGCGCGATGGGGCCATCGTGCGCCCCGAGGACGATCCTCAGTGGGTGCACCACTAG